One window of Immundisolibacter sp. genomic DNA carries:
- the dapC gene encoding succinyldiaminopimelate transaminase — MNPGFSQLQPYPFERLRGLLAGAHHAAGLPLIDLSIGEPRQPVPALIRDALVGQLDGLGRYPKTPGSDLLRNAIADWLQRRQDLPTGAVDPARQVLPVSGTREALFAIAQCLVDRQPGARVAMPNPVYQIYEGAALLAGAQPLYVPCLAARGYQPDFDAVPAAAWRDVQLLYVCSPHNPTGRVLTLDQLKTLIELALRHDFVIASDECYSEIYPDDAAPPPGLLAACLALGLDDFDHCLVFQSLSKRSSVPGLRSGFVAGDARLIERFLLYRTYHGCAVPEQVQAASVAAWQDEAHVNDSRAGYRRKLAQAQQTLGMPAPQGGFCLWLPVPGGDDLAFTRRLFVDWHLRVLPGSYLAREQDGINPGAGHLRVALVATEPECAEALHRLAQALSA; from the coding sequence ATGAATCCCGGCTTCTCGCAGCTGCAGCCGTATCCGTTCGAGCGCTTGCGGGGCTTGCTGGCGGGTGCGCACCACGCTGCTGGCCTGCCGCTGATCGATCTTTCCATCGGCGAGCCGCGCCAGCCGGTGCCGGCCCTGATACGGGACGCGCTGGTTGGTCAGCTGGACGGACTCGGCCGTTACCCAAAAACGCCCGGTTCCGACCTGCTGCGTAACGCCATCGCCGACTGGCTGCAACGCCGTCAGGACCTGCCCACCGGTGCTGTCGATCCGGCCCGCCAGGTTCTGCCAGTCAGCGGCACGCGCGAGGCCCTGTTTGCCATCGCCCAATGCCTGGTGGACCGCCAACCCGGCGCGCGCGTGGCGATGCCAAACCCTGTCTATCAAATCTACGAGGGCGCGGCGCTGCTGGCCGGCGCCCAGCCTTTGTATGTGCCGTGCCTGGCGGCCCGCGGCTACCAGCCGGATTTCGATGCCGTGCCGGCCGCCGCCTGGCGTGATGTGCAGTTGCTTTACGTTTGTTCGCCGCACAACCCGACCGGGCGGGTGCTTACCCTGGATCAATTGAAAACTCTGATCGAACTGGCGCTACGGCACGATTTCGTCATCGCCTCGGACGAGTGTTACTCGGAAATCTATCCCGACGATGCCGCGCCTCCGCCGGGTCTGCTCGCCGCCTGTCTGGCGCTGGGACTGGATGATTTTGATCACTGCCTGGTATTCCAGAGCCTGTCCAAGCGCTCCAGCGTGCCCGGGCTGCGCTCGGGATTTGTCGCTGGCGATGCACGTCTTATCGAGCGTTTCCTGCTGTATCGCACCTATCACGGTTGCGCTGTGCCGGAACAGGTGCAGGCGGCCAGCGTCGCCGCCTGGCAGGACGAAGCACATGTCAACGACAGTCGTGCCGGGTATCGGCGAAAACTGGCGCAGGCGCAGCAGACACTGGGTATGCCCGCGCCGCAAGGCGGCTTTTGTCTGTGGCTGCCGGTGCCGGGGGGCGATGATCTGGCTTTTACCCGGCGCCTGTTCGTCGACTGGCACCTGCGGGTGCTGCCGGGCAGCTATCTGGCCCGTGAGCAGGACGGCATCAACCCGGGTGCCGGCCACCTGCGCGTGGCGTTGGTGGCGACGGAACCCGAATGTGCCGAGGCCCTGCACCGTTTGGCGCAGGCCTTGAGTGCCTGA
- the dapD gene encoding 2,3,4,5-tetrahydropyridine-2,6-dicarboxylate N-succinyltransferase: MQDLIRVIETAFEARAEINPANVSPAVREAVEGALALLDAGTARVAEPTATGWHVNEWLKKAVLLSFRIADNAVMDGGFGRFFDKVPTKFAGYESAEFAAQGARVVPPATVRRGAYIGAGVVLMPSYVNIGAYVDSGTMVDTWATVGSCAQIGKNVHLSGGVGIGGVLEPLQATPTIIEDDCFIGARSEVVEGVVVERGAVLSMGVFIGQSTKIYNRETGQISYGRVPAGAVVVPGNLPAADGSHSLYCAVIVKQVDPQTRAKVGINELLRGV, from the coding sequence ATGCAGGACCTGATCCGCGTTATCGAAACCGCCTTCGAGGCACGCGCCGAAATCAACCCGGCCAATGTCAGTCCCGCGGTGCGCGAGGCCGTCGAGGGCGCACTGGCGCTGTTGGATGCCGGCACGGCGCGCGTGGCCGAACCGACTGCCACCGGCTGGCACGTCAATGAATGGCTTAAAAAAGCGGTACTGCTGTCGTTTCGTATTGCCGACAACGCCGTCATGGACGGCGGGTTCGGGCGCTTTTTCGACAAGGTGCCGACCAAGTTCGCCGGCTACGAGTCGGCCGAGTTCGCCGCCCAGGGTGCGCGCGTGGTGCCGCCGGCGACGGTGCGTCGTGGCGCTTACATCGGCGCCGGTGTTGTGTTGATGCCAAGCTACGTCAACATCGGCGCCTACGTGGACAGCGGCACCATGGTCGATACCTGGGCCACGGTCGGGTCCTGCGCGCAGATCGGCAAGAACGTTCACCTGTCGGGCGGTGTCGGTATCGGTGGTGTGCTGGAGCCGTTGCAGGCGACGCCGACCATCATAGAGGACGACTGCTTCATCGGTGCCCGCTCAGAGGTGGTCGAAGGGGTGGTCGTCGAGCGTGGCGCGGTGCTTTCAATGGGCGTTTTCATCGGCCAGAGCACCAAGATATACAACCGCGAAACCGGGCAGATCAGCTACGGCCGGGTGCCGGCCGGGGCGGTGGTGGTGCCGGGCAACCTGCCCGCCGCCGACGGCAGCCACAGCCTTTATTGCGCCGTCATCGTCAAACAGGTGGACCCGCAAACGCGGGCCAAGGTGGGTATCAACGAACTGCTGCGCGGGGTCTAG
- a CDS encoding LON peptidase substrate-binding domain-containing protein, protein MPELQTFTLPVFPLGSVLFPGGVLPLRIFEPRYLHMVSDCIKEQHGFAVCLISDGRETGQAARFHPVGTLARIEDYDQDKSGMLHITVRGEQRVQVLASRVGTDQLVMGQALHIEPEIPTGIAERHFALVELLKQAMEEYDPEFGRAEELTDASWVSFRLAELLPLPPARRQWLLELTNPLLRLEALTQFIDELRAGEAMRH, encoded by the coding sequence GTGCCAGAACTGCAAACCTTCACGCTACCCGTGTTCCCCCTGGGCAGTGTGCTGTTCCCCGGTGGCGTGCTGCCGCTGCGCATATTTGAGCCGCGGTACCTGCACATGGTCAGCGACTGCATCAAGGAACAGCATGGCTTTGCCGTATGCCTGATCAGCGACGGGCGCGAAACCGGCCAGGCGGCGCGGTTTCACCCGGTCGGTACGCTCGCCCGCATCGAGGATTACGACCAGGACAAGAGCGGCATGCTGCATATCACCGTGCGTGGCGAGCAGCGGGTGCAGGTGCTGGCCAGCCGTGTCGGCACCGACCAGCTGGTCATGGGCCAGGCCCTGCACATCGAACCCGAAATCCCGACCGGCATCGCCGAGCGGCACTTTGCCCTGGTGGAACTGCTCAAACAGGCGATGGAGGAGTACGACCCCGAGTTCGGTCGTGCCGAGGAACTGACCGACGCCAGCTGGGTCAGCTTTCGGCTGGCCGAACTGCTGCCCCTGCCCCCCGCGCGGCGGCAGTGGCTGCTGGAACTGACCAACCCCCTGCTGCGCCTGGAAGCGCTGACCCAGTTCATCGACGAACTGCGCGCCGGCGAGGCCATGCGGCACTGA
- the mpl gene encoding UDP-N-acetylmuramate:L-alanyl-gamma-D-glutamyl-meso-diaminopimelate ligase — protein sequence MHLHVLGICGTFMAGLAQLAKALGHTVSGCDSGVYPPMSEQLRSAGITLTEGYDPAQLSPIPDLCVIGNALSRGNPLVEHILAEGLPYTSGPQWLGEQVLAGRHVLAVAGTHGKTTTASLLAWILEHAGLAPGFLIGGVPQNFGVSARLGHGPFVVEADEYDTAFFDKRAKFLHYRPRTCVLNNLEFDHADIYPDLAAIEWQFQQLLRCVPGNGRLVVNASDAALARVMERGCWTPITRFGPDADWQARPLSADASRFELHVAGTLIGVTQWPLAGVHNLSNALAAMAAAAELGVGPALALPALASFRNVRRRLEVVAQVGDVTLYDDFAHHPTAIAATLAALRGRVGAARIVAVVDLRSNSMRSGAHRGGLAGSLELADVALLHCAQALDWDVEEVLHALPPSSGFFTSPETLVDALLASCQPGDHILLMSNGAFGGVHATLETGVRSKFGGGS from the coding sequence ATGCACCTGCACGTCCTTGGCATCTGTGGCACGTTCATGGCGGGGCTGGCGCAACTGGCCAAGGCTTTGGGGCACACCGTGAGCGGCTGCGATTCAGGCGTTTATCCGCCGATGAGCGAGCAGCTGCGAAGCGCCGGGATTACTCTGACCGAAGGCTACGACCCGGCACAACTGAGCCCCATCCCCGACCTGTGCGTCATCGGCAACGCGCTGTCGCGCGGCAACCCGCTGGTCGAGCACATCCTCGCCGAGGGCCTGCCCTATACCTCCGGACCGCAGTGGCTGGGCGAGCAGGTGCTGGCCGGGCGCCACGTCCTGGCGGTGGCGGGCACCCACGGCAAGACCACCACTGCCAGCCTGCTGGCGTGGATCCTAGAACACGCCGGGCTTGCGCCGGGCTTTCTGATCGGTGGCGTGCCACAGAACTTTGGCGTGTCGGCACGCCTGGGGCACGGCCCGTTCGTGGTGGAAGCAGACGAGTACGACACGGCATTTTTCGACAAGCGCGCCAAGTTCCTGCACTACCGGCCGCGAACCTGCGTGCTGAACAATCTAGAGTTCGATCACGCGGACATCTACCCTGACCTCGCCGCCATAGAGTGGCAGTTCCAGCAGTTGTTGCGCTGCGTACCGGGCAACGGCCGCTTGGTGGTAAACGCCAGCGACGCCGCGCTCGCACGCGTGATGGAACGCGGTTGCTGGACGCCGATCACGCGCTTTGGGCCCGATGCTGACTGGCAGGCACGGCCACTGAGCGCTGACGCCAGCCGCTTCGAACTGCACGTGGCGGGCACGCTGATCGGGGTGACGCAATGGCCGCTGGCCGGCGTACACAACCTGAGCAACGCCCTGGCCGCGATGGCAGCGGCCGCCGAGCTTGGTGTCGGTCCGGCACTGGCGCTACCGGCACTGGCCAGCTTCAGGAATGTGCGACGGCGGCTTGAGGTGGTGGCGCAGGTCGGCGATGTCACTCTCTATGACGACTTTGCCCACCACCCTACCGCCATCGCCGCCACGCTGGCCGCCCTGCGCGGGCGGGTGGGCGCGGCACGCATTGTGGCGGTGGTGGACCTGCGCTCGAACTCCATGCGCTCGGGCGCCCACCGCGGGGGGCTGGCCGGGTCGCTGGAGCTGGCTGATGTGGCCCTGCTGCACTGCGCTCAGGCACTGGACTGGGACGTGGAGGAGGTACTGCACGCCTTGCCGCCGAGCAGCGGCTTTTTCACATCGCCGGAAACACTGGTCGACGCGCTGCTGGCCAGCTGCCAACCGGGTGATCATATCCTCCTCATGAGCAATGGTGCCTTCGGCGGCGTGCATGCCACACTTGAAACAGGAGTAAGAAGCAAATTCGGCGGAGGATCTTGA
- a CDS encoding DUF4124 domain-containing protein translates to MIYRYLRFPVLLLALLAATAQAADIYRWTDAQGKVHYSDREPPSGAEKIDEPPPPSALSPEEIDARLDAIRKQRRDALETRAQAKDEQARSKEERDRLAAQCAAARGQLQATRSAQRIRDADGHWYTGEERINKINELEATIREYCGSSKTR, encoded by the coding sequence GTGATCTACCGCTACCTGCGCTTCCCCGTCCTGCTGCTGGCGCTGCTGGCCGCCACTGCGCAGGCCGCCGACATCTATCGCTGGACCGACGCCCAGGGCAAGGTCCACTACAGCGACCGGGAACCGCCCAGCGGTGCTGAGAAGATCGACGAACCACCCCCACCCAGCGCGCTGTCACCGGAGGAAATCGACGCGCGCCTGGATGCCATACGCAAACAGCGCCGCGATGCCCTCGAGACCCGTGCCCAGGCCAAAGACGAGCAAGCCAGGTCCAAGGAGGAGCGAGACAGGCTTGCCGCCCAGTGCGCTGCGGCACGCGGGCAACTCCAGGCCACGCGGTCGGCACAGCGCATCCGGGATGCCGACGGCCACTGGTATACCGGCGAAGAACGGATCAACAAAATAAATGAGCTTGAGGCCACCATTCGCGAGTACTGCGGCAGCAGCAAAACGCGATGA
- a CDS encoding lytic transglycosylase domain-containing protein, which yields MRCALFATLCLLLCQAATAEIFMYRTPGGHTVFSDRALSTPGLIAANYAARRGPRKFDPATLIRPTLASRSVHIGPQRQAVELMIDRLAPQYALDPALVKQVVAAESAYRTDARSSKNAQGLMQLIPATADRFGVQNPWDAEQNLRGGMSYLRWLLGQFRGDVRLALAGYNAGEGNVSKHGGVPPFAETRQYVAGIIGRYGKTQHPYTVTAD from the coding sequence ATGCGCTGTGCGTTATTTGCCACCTTGTGCCTGTTGCTCTGTCAGGCAGCAACAGCCGAGATATTCATGTACCGCACCCCGGGCGGTCATACCGTGTTCAGCGACCGGGCGCTGAGCACGCCGGGTCTTATCGCCGCCAATTACGCTGCTCGCCGTGGTCCGCGCAAGTTCGACCCGGCGACTTTGATCCGTCCGACGCTCGCCAGTCGATCCGTGCACATTGGCCCGCAGCGGCAGGCGGTGGAGCTGATGATCGATCGCCTCGCCCCGCAGTACGCGCTGGATCCGGCGCTGGTCAAGCAAGTGGTGGCGGCCGAGTCGGCGTATCGCACCGATGCCCGCTCGTCCAAGAACGCCCAGGGCCTGATGCAGTTGATCCCGGCCACGGCTGATCGCTTTGGGGTGCAAAACCCGTGGGATGCTGAGCAGAACCTGCGTGGCGGCATGTCTTATCTGCGCTGGCTGCTGGGGCAGTTTCGCGGCGACGTACGCCTGGCCCTGGCCGGCTATAACGCCGGTGAGGGTAACGTCAGCAAGCACGGCGGCGTGCCCCCCTTTGCCGAAACACGGCAGTACGTGGCGGGCATCATCGGCCGCTACGGCAAGACCCAGCATCCGTACACGGTGACGGCCGACTGA
- a CDS encoding phosphatidylglycerol lysyltransferase domain-containing protein — protein sequence MGFVLGQRADFKSVLELRGFYWHYGVSLGFGAIGSMNGERVSQHHIGEIIAPEFPVFKLLELSDKKQIEKITSQFQPYSDFNFASLWSWNLTNKIAISKFNENIVVNFTDYITNEEFYSFIGNKKVTETAKELMSFLFARNLKPNLRLVPEVSVVDIDRNKINVIEDRDNFDYIYNVEELSNLQGAKFSKKRNHVRAFLRNFSHATHKILSLKDDNTVMSIFKFLGELNHNKKKNTITGNPHNEHLMTKLLEAGQELNLVVLGVFIDNKLVAMFVNEIINSEYALGHLMAADTSIDGGLYAFLMKKMRKLFLILN from the coding sequence ATGGGGTTTGTTCTGGGTCAGCGTGCTGATTTCAAATCTGTACTGGAGCTTCGTGGCTTTTACTGGCATTACGGCGTTTCGCTGGGCTTTGGAGCAATTGGTTCCATGAACGGCGAACGGGTAAGCCAGCATCATATAGGGGAAATAATTGCTCCAGAATTCCCAGTATTTAAGTTGTTAGAGCTGAGTGATAAAAAACAAATTGAAAAAATTACCTCTCAGTTTCAACCTTACTCCGATTTTAATTTCGCAAGCTTATGGTCATGGAACCTTACCAATAAAATCGCAATATCGAAATTCAATGAAAACATCGTAGTTAATTTTACGGACTATATTACCAATGAAGAATTTTATTCATTTATTGGGAATAAGAAAGTTACTGAAACAGCAAAGGAATTGATGTCGTTTTTATTTGCAAGAAATCTTAAGCCAAACTTGCGCTTAGTGCCTGAGGTTTCAGTAGTAGACATTGATAGAAATAAAATTAACGTAATAGAAGATAGGGACAATTTCGATTATATCTATAATGTTGAAGAACTAAGTAATCTACAGGGCGCAAAATTTTCCAAAAAGAGAAATCATGTACGCGCCTTTTTAAGGAATTTTTCACACGCCACGCACAAAATACTTTCATTGAAAGATGATAATACTGTTATGAGTATTTTTAAATTTTTAGGGGAATTAAATCATAATAAAAAGAAAAATACTATAACTGGTAACCCGCACAATGAGCACCTAATGACAAAATTATTAGAGGCGGGTCAGGAGTTAAATTTAGTAGTTCTCGGAGTATTTATTGATAATAAACTTGTCGCGATGTTTGTTAATGAAATAATAAATTCAGAGTATGCCCTTGGTCATTTAATGGCCGCAGATACATCAATAGATGGTGGGCTGTACGCATTTTTAATGAAAAAAATGCGGAAACTCTTTCTCATTTTAAATTGA